The Leptospira ellinghausenii genome contains the following window.
TGATAATGTATTTGGTTTGGACTTCACTCATGGCAATGACTGAAAAGTTTCCAATCGGTGTGTTTGGTCCTAACATCAAAACAAAATTAGGGAAATGAGGGATAAAGAGGGAGCGGTAAGCTTGCACTTTCTTTTTCCAAACAGATTCAATTGAAATTCCATTTTCTCCCGTTAGGTTCATCGGGCGCATAAAATTAAATGGATGGAATCCAGTTGCCAAGATTAATACATCCAATTCGTGTAATTTGCCATCCTTGGTAATGACACCTTTTTCCGTGATTTTTTCAATTCCCTCTGTCACCAAATCAGCATTTGGTTTTTGGATGGCATCATAGAATGTGGAATTCACAATCACACGTTTGCAACCAACACGGTAATTTGGAGTTAGTTTTTCTCTAAGAACAGGATCTTTAATGGAAGTTCGTAAATTCCTTTTGCACAAAAAACTCATCAGTAAGTGAGGGATTTTTTTACCAATCACAGCTTTAGAAAAAGTTTGTTCCACGGCAAAGGTATACCATTTATGAAACCGTTTGAGAATGTTAGGTTCCTTTCTCCATTTTCTTTTGTCTTCTTCTGTATAAGTTGTATCAGGTACTTTGACAATCCACTGCGGTGTCCTCTGGAAAACCGAAACTTTTTTCCCAACTTTGATCATCTCGGGAATGACTTGTGCTGCAGTGGAGCCAGTTCCAATGATCCCGATCCGTTTTCCTTCTAAATTTACGGAATGATCCCATTCTGCTGTGTGAAAACAATTTCCGTTAAAACTTTCAAGTCCCGGGATGTTTGGTTTTGCTGGGTGGTGTAAGATACCAGTGGCTGAGATGAGGAAATCAGAAACATATGTATTTCCTTTGGAAGTTTTTGTAGTCCACTTTCCATTTTGGTAAGATGCTTCTGTAACTGCTTCGTTAAAATGAATCTGAGGTGTGATTTTGTATTCATCACTCACACGTTTGAAATAGGCATGGATTTCATCTCCATGTGCAAACCGATGGCTCCATTCAGGATTGGGCGCAAAACTATAAGTATACATATGCGCAGGAATATCGCAAGCGACACCTGGGTATGTGTTTTCCCTCCAAGTTCCTCCTAAATCATGTTTTTTCTCTAATATAGTAATGTCTTTCACACCGATCCGATTGAATTCAATTGCGAGTAGGATTCCTGTCATTCCAGCGCCTATGATGACAACTTTTGGATCCCTGATTGTTTGATTGGCCATTTGATTTCCTCATACCTAAAACACCGAATTCATTGGGTTGAACAATGTTCCGTTTTTAATCTTTGGTAGAAAATTCAATCAATTCTACTTACATTTGCAATCAAAAAAACATAAAGAAGATGAAAAAGGTAATTTGGTTTCAAGGATTATGATCAGAGTCATTCTAAAATCAGAGCTACATAAAGGAACATGGGTGATATCTGTTCAAAGAAGATCTAAATTTGGAAATCTGGAAGGAAGAGAGAAAAAGAATATCGGATTTGCAATTCCTCCTATCATTTATGAGACCGTTACTTAATTAAGAGTTGACTTAATTAAGCTATTGGTTTATTATATTTTGGTATGAATAGTTTTTTAGCTCTGGGTGATGATACAAGACGTGAGATCATACTGCTTGTCTCAAAAAATGGTGAGATGACTTCTACTGCCATTTCGAATCATTTCTCTATCAGTGCTCCTGCCATCTCGCAACACTTACAGTTGTTAAAAGAAATACAATTACTGAATGTAAAAAGGGAAGCCCAAAAAAGAATCTATTCGGTCAATTTAGATGGATTCTCTGAAATGGAAGAATTGATTTTAAAAGTGAGAGAAGATTGGAGTAAACGTTTGAACCGCTTAGAACGTTATGCATTAAAACTGAAAAAAGGAAATAAAATATGAACTCAACCGAATTGATAACGGAAATTAAAGAAAACCAAGTGATCTATCGTAAGTTCTTTGATGTTTCAAATGAATTATTATTTGAGGTTTGGTCTAATCCCGAACATTTGAAAGAATGGTGGGGACCGGATGGTTTTACTCTGACCGTTATCTCCTTTGATTTTAGAAATGGTGGATTTTTTGAATTTGTGATGCATGGTCCAGATGGACGTGATTATAAAAATAAAATCCAATTCTTAAAAATTGAAAAACCTAGTTTGATCTCTTACCAACATATTGGTGATGGAGAGGGAGACGAAGATGTCAATTTTCGGTCTGAAATCTCATTTGAAACTACGAATCAGGGAAAAAGCACAAACCTTACGATGGTACAAGTATTTTCCACAAAACAAGAATTAGAGCGTGTGAACCAAAAATATGGTGCAATCGAAGGTGGAAAACAACATGTGGGAAACTTGGAATACTATTTGAAAAAAATTCTAAAAACAATCTGATTCAGAAAAAGATCAGCTTACCATTTACTCTCTAATAACCTATCTTAGGAAATAGTAGGAAATATTTCTGAAATTTTTAATCCTTTTTGTTTCCCTAAACATACTTCTAGGAAGAACTGTGAGCTTTCTTAGATAGAGGATTCAGTCTTATTATTTGTTTTCAGCGAAATTTAAATTAGTCGACATTAGGCGACTAACGTTCTGAATGACCCAAAATGCCTAAAAATCGGGGAAAACCCTAGATTACAGAATTCTGACTCTGGGGATACTACTAGGTTGGTTCGCTGTTTTGGGCAAAAAGAGTGAGAAAAAATTCAATCATGATGAATTCTACCCGACAAAAATCCCTTCTAATGTTATTTCTTTTTATCTTTTCCTGTTCTCCAGAAAAAGATAACGATTTCACCGCAATATTAGCCTTTCTCGCCACTAATTCCTTAGGAACGGCAACTACCACAAGAACTTATAACTGCGCCGATGATGGCACTACCTGGACGACGCGTTCTGCAGTAGAAGCGAGCAATTGGCGTATCGTAACCTATGGAAATGGACTATTTGTTGCTTTAAGCAATGGTACGAATCGAGTTATGACTTCTTCCGATGGGATTACCTGGACTGCACGAAACGGAGCTGGTGCAAACCAATGGAATTCCGTAACCTATGGAAATGGTCTTTTTGTAGCTGTGTCTTCAACTGGTTCAAATCGAGTTATGACTTCGCCGGATGGGATCACATGGACCGCGCGAACTGTACCAGAGTACATGTGGAGAGGAGTGACCTATGGAAATGGTCTTTTTGTAGCTACATCCAATTCCGATGCAAATCGAGTCATGACCTCACCAGATGGGATCACTTGGACGGAGCGTACGGGGGCACCAGCCAATAGTTGGTATTCCGTAACGTATGGGAATGGTTTATTTGTGGCAGTAGCGAGTGATGGCACAAATCGAGTCATGACTTCACCAAACGGGATAACCTGGACGGCGCAATCTGCCTCTGAAGAGAACCAATGGTATTCCGTAACATATGGGAATGGTTTATTTGTGGCAATAGCGGGTAATGGCACAAATCGAGTCATGACTTCAACAAATGGGATTACCTGGACGGCACGTTCTGCCACACATGCAGATACTTGGCTTAATGTAACTTATGGCGATGGGCTTTTTGTAGCAGTATCATTAGATGGTACGAGTCAACAAATTATGACCTCATCGGATGGTATAACCTGGACTGCTAGAAACACTGGAGCGTCGCATGCATGGACTTCGGTGACCTATGGAAATGGCCTATTCGTTGCTGTAGAGCTTGGGAATATTATGACTTCCAATTGCAATTGAAGACGAAGCATTCTACCTAGATCAAAAACTGGTTCGAAAATAGTCTTCGTTGATCCAAATCATTGGCAAACTTAGTGATCTAAGATAATTCGTTTGAAACAGGAGGAAGAATTTCTGAAATTACTGAATCCAGTCATGTTACATCAAATACGAATGACCTAACTTAGATAAAATGGAAAGGATTATGCCTCCCATCTTTTAATTTCTGAACCACTATTATTGGTCGACATTTGTTGGCCAAAATTCTAACCTGCCTGAAATGTCTAAAAAACGGGGAAAACCCTAGGAATTATAATGGCGTTTTCCGGGAAACTACTAAGGAGTTCCACCGTTATAGAAAAAAAGATTGGGGAAAGATTGAAATCACTATGAATTTCAACAAAACAACGTTTCTGCCTCTTTTCCTTTTTCTCGGTTTGATAGATTGTTCATCTATTGAATGGGAGAATCCTTGTGACCCTACAAGCAAAACCTATTTGGAAACCCTATTTTTAAAAGAAATTCTCGGAGACATTAGGCCGTATTGCGGTGGTCAAAAAACAAGTTCCTTTGCCAAATTCACTAATTTCCAGAGAGCTGACGTAGTCATTGGTCAGCCTGATTTTGAGACGAATGCTTCTGTCCCTTTGTCGGGTGCAAGTTTAAAACAACCGGGACCGGTTACTGTCAGTGGTAATCAATTGTATATTTCCGATTCCAGAAATCATCGAATTTTAGGTTATCATCAAATTCCTACATTGAATGGGGCTACTGCAGATTTTGTGATCGGCCAAGTGGATGATGTTTCTTCATTAATAGCAACCCCTCCGACAGCTACATCCTTTAAATACCAATGGAATATTGCTTCCTCAAATAACAGGTTATTTGTTGCTGACACCTCTAACAACCGGCATTTGATCTACAACTCATTACCGACCGCAAACGTAGCAGCTGATGTTGTATTAGGTGTTTCCAATTTTACAACGGTCGGTGTTGGTTCCTGCTCTAATACTGATTTGTCCGGAAGCGAAGGAGTTTCCACTGCTAATGGTAAATTGTTTGTTGCTGATGAAGGCCACCACCGTGTTTTGATTTGGAATACAATCCCCACCTCAAATAACACACCTGCGGATATTGTTCTTGGACAGGCTGATTTCACTTCTTGCAGTCCCAATCGGGGAGGTCCAACACCAACAGCAAACTCGCTTTCAACTCCAGGAGGGGTATGGACCGATGGGACAAGATTATTTGTTGCGGATTCATATAACGGAAGAGTCTTGATTTGGAATACGATACCGACATTTAACGGGCAGCCAGCGGATCTGGTTTTGGGGCAGCCTAACATGGAAATTGCGGTCTCCGCTACAACAGGAGGAGGATTTTTAGTCGGTGGTGTTTATAATGTATATTCTAATGGTGTACAGTTGGTCATCGGTGACGCATATAACCATCGAGTCTTAATCTGGAATTCAATACCTAAAACGAATGGACAACCGGCGGATACAGTACTGGGTCAAATCAATTTTACTAACAATGCGCCAAATGACGATGAGCAGACAGGCGTTGCTGGAGTGACCCCAACTGCCAGAACGCTTTATAATCCATATGGAGTCTATATGGTCGGTAAACTATTGTTCGTAAGTGATTTTGATAATAACCGTGTTCTAATCTTTAAGGGAAAATAATTTTAACTTTCAACGTCATTCTCTGTTGCTGCAGGCGTTGAATAAAATCCTCCAATACATTTCCACCATTATGGGCTACTAGATCGATTTGGACAAAGCCAGGTAGAGAACTTTTCCATTCACCGAACGTTTTGATTGGTATCTGATCAATTAGGTATTTAGGTTGTTTCGTTGTAGAGGTGCCTCTGCGACCAAGTTTTTCCCTGACAGGTTTCAATAAGCGATCCACTTTAAGCGGAACTGATGGAGAGAAGTTTGTCCTTGGTTATTTTATCAATTTTAAATACTTTGAATTGTTCGAGTTTGGCTAAAACGTCTGGCATTGGCATCACGAGTCTTTTCCCACAAATTCTATCCAGGATCTCCCAGATCTTCTCTAAATAGAAGCTAACATCATCATAGTTGGATAGACGCTTCTTCTTGGTATCAGTTTGACGACCTTGTCTTTTTTCTTTCTAAGGACGGTTCTGGCATAGGATCGATTGAATCCAGTAGCTTCAACGAACTGGTCGAGTATTAGGCTTTTTTCTTTTCTCGAAGCCCAAAGGTATTTCTCTTTGAACACTTGAACCAACATAGAACGCACCATCTTCGATTGCTTCATGGACATCACCTGCACATGAGTGAATCGTTTCCGTATCGAATTTGGAGTAGATTTTAAGATGATGCAACGACTAGTGTTTCTCTGTAGATGATTACGTGAAGCAATATGGTACTTCCCATAATTAGTATTATGTCGCATTAGGTCTGGGCAATTGGTTGAGTGTACTCGTACATCCTTTACAGTTTTGTCCTGGTACATACTTTAC
Protein-coding sequences here:
- a CDS encoding ArsR/SmtB family transcription factor codes for the protein MNSFLALGDDTRREIILLVSKNGEMTSTAISNHFSISAPAISQHLQLLKEIQLLNVKREAQKRIYSVNLDGFSEMEELILKVREDWSKRLNRLERYALKLKKGNKI
- a CDS encoding flavin-containing monooxygenase encodes the protein MANQTIRDPKVVIIGAGMTGILLAIEFNRIGVKDITILEKKHDLGGTWRENTYPGVACDIPAHMYTYSFAPNPEWSHRFAHGDEIHAYFKRVSDEYKITPQIHFNEAVTEASYQNGKWTTKTSKGNTYVSDFLISATGILHHPAKPNIPGLESFNGNCFHTAEWDHSVNLEGKRIGIIGTGSTAAQVIPEMIKVGKKVSVFQRTPQWIVKVPDTTYTEEDKRKWRKEPNILKRFHKWYTFAVEQTFSKAVIGKKIPHLLMSFLCKRNLRTSIKDPVLREKLTPNYRVGCKRVIVNSTFYDAIQKPNADLVTEGIEKITEKGVITKDGKLHELDVLILATGFHPFNFMRPMNLTGENGISIESVWKKKVQAYRSLFIPHFPNFVLMLGPNTPIGNFSVIAMSEVQTKYIIKIIEDWRKGKFNAIDAKEEALQRFAAYLKKGMVGTVWLGGCQSWYLDPDGDPAMWPYTWSRWEKEMKSPDYQDFNLTTT
- a CDS encoding SRPBCC domain-containing protein — encoded protein: MNSTELITEIKENQVIYRKFFDVSNELLFEVWSNPEHLKEWWGPDGFTLTVISFDFRNGGFFEFVMHGPDGRDYKNKIQFLKIEKPSLISYQHIGDGEGDEDVNFRSEISFETTNQGKSTNLTMVQVFSTKQELERVNQKYGAIEGGKQHVGNLEYYLKKILKTI